A region of uncultured Draconibacterium sp. DNA encodes the following proteins:
- the queA gene encoding tRNA preQ1(34) S-adenosylmethionine ribosyltransferase-isomerase QueA: MKLSKFKYNLEQEKIALHPADNRDESKLMVLNRATRTIEHKLFKDLLDYFDDRDVMVFNDTKVFPARLYGNKEKTGAEIEVFLLRELNREQRLWDVLVDPARKIRIGNKLYFGDDDLLVAEVIDNTTSRGRTLRFLFDGPYDEFKQTLYSLGETPLPRFINRPVQPEDKDRYQTIFAKHEGAVAAPTAGLHFSRELLKRLEIKGVDFSYVTLHVGLGNFRSVDVEDLTKHKMDSEQIWIKNEACEMVNNAKQEKRNVCAVGTTVMRTLESSVSTQGFLKPFEGWTNKFIFPPYEFSVANSMITNFHLPYSTLLMMVAAFGGYDFVMEAYDVATKNDYRFGTYGDAMLII, translated from the coding sequence ATGAAGTTATCAAAATTCAAGTACAATTTAGAACAGGAAAAGATTGCTTTGCACCCAGCCGATAACCGTGACGAATCAAAATTAATGGTGCTAAACAGAGCAACACGAACAATTGAACACAAATTGTTTAAAGACCTGCTTGATTATTTTGATGATAGAGATGTGATGGTTTTTAACGATACCAAAGTGTTTCCTGCACGTTTGTATGGTAACAAAGAAAAAACCGGAGCAGAAATCGAAGTTTTTCTACTTCGTGAGTTAAACCGCGAGCAGCGCTTGTGGGATGTTTTGGTTGATCCGGCACGTAAAATACGTATTGGGAACAAGCTGTATTTTGGCGACGACGATTTATTGGTTGCCGAAGTAATTGATAACACCACATCGCGCGGTCGTACTTTGCGCTTCTTGTTTGATGGTCCGTACGACGAATTCAAACAAACACTATACAGCCTGGGAGAAACACCGCTTCCAAGATTTATAAACCGCCCGGTACAACCCGAAGATAAAGACCGCTACCAGACTATTTTTGCAAAACACGAAGGCGCCGTTGCAGCACCAACAGCAGGTTTGCACTTTAGCCGCGAGTTGTTAAAACGTTTGGAGATTAAAGGTGTTGATTTTTCGTATGTTACTTTGCATGTTGGTTTAGGAAACTTCCGCAGTGTAGATGTTGAAGACCTTACGAAACACAAAATGGACTCGGAGCAGATTTGGATAAAAAACGAAGCCTGCGAGATGGTAAACAATGCAAAGCAAGAGAAACGTAACGTTTGCGCCGTGGGAACCACGGTAATGCGAACTCTTGAAAGCTCGGTTTCAACACAAGGATTTTTAAAACCATTTGAAGGATGGACCAATAAATTTATTTTCCCTCCGTACGAGTTTAGTGTTGCAAACAGCATGATCACAAACTTCCACCTGCCTTACTCAACATTGCTGATGATGGTAGCCGCATTTGGCGGATACGATTTTGTGATGGAAGCTTATGATGTTGCCACTAAAAACGATTACCGTTTTGGTACTTATGGCGATGCCATGCTGATTATTTGA